One segment of Pseudomonas asgharzadehiana DNA contains the following:
- the serB gene encoding phosphoserine phosphatase SerB, producing MREIVLINITGVDRPGLTAAITGVLAQGGVNILDIGQAVIHDTLSFGILVEIPSTEQASSVLKDILFTAYKLDQQVRFTPVSEEDYQHWVAGQGKKRHIVTLLTRKVTAEQLQRVSSITAQYGLNIDHIDRLSGRMPLDTPAHQGKGCIEFSVRGEPADPQALRAEFLSVAQALNVDIAFQEDSLFRRNRRLAVFDMDSTLIEAEVIDELAKAAGVGEQVSAITERAMAGELDFRASFKERLALLKGLDVSVLDSIGASLRLTEGAETLFAELKRLGYKTAILSGGFTYFAKQLQAKLGIDYVFANELEVVDGKVTGVAVEPIVDAQRKADLLKELAHKEGLRLEQTIAVGDGANDLPMLAIAGLGVAFRAKPLVKQSAKQAISTLGLDGVLYLLGFRDRDGQL from the coding sequence TTGCGCGAAATTGTCCTGATAAACATCACGGGTGTTGACCGTCCGGGTCTCACCGCTGCCATTACCGGTGTGCTGGCCCAGGGTGGTGTGAACATTCTCGACATCGGCCAGGCTGTGATTCACGACACCCTGTCGTTCGGCATCCTGGTGGAAATTCCCAGCACCGAGCAGGCCTCGTCCGTGCTCAAGGACATCCTGTTCACAGCGTACAAGCTGGATCAACAGGTGCGTTTCACCCCGGTGTCCGAGGAGGACTACCAGCATTGGGTGGCCGGCCAAGGCAAGAAACGCCACATCGTCACGCTGTTGACTCGCAAGGTCACGGCTGAACAGTTGCAACGTGTCAGTTCGATCACCGCGCAATACGGTTTGAATATCGACCACATCGACCGTCTGTCGGGCCGTATGCCGCTGGACACACCCGCTCATCAGGGCAAGGGTTGCATCGAGTTCTCCGTGCGCGGTGAGCCGGCCGACCCGCAAGCCTTGCGCGCCGAGTTCCTCAGCGTGGCCCAGGCGTTGAATGTCGATATCGCCTTCCAGGAAGACTCGCTGTTCCGCCGCAACCGTCGCCTGGCGGTGTTCGACATGGATTCCACACTGATCGAAGCCGAAGTCATCGACGAATTGGCCAAGGCCGCCGGTGTGGGTGAACAGGTGTCCGCGATCACCGAGCGCGCCATGGCCGGTGAACTGGATTTCCGCGCCAGCTTCAAGGAGCGCCTGGCGCTGCTCAAGGGCCTGGATGTGAGCGTGCTGGACTCCATCGGCGCGTCGCTGCGCCTGACGGAAGGCGCCGAAACGCTGTTCGCCGAACTCAAGCGCCTGGGCTACAAGACTGCGATCCTGTCCGGTGGCTTTACCTACTTCGCCAAACAATTGCAGGCCAAGTTGGGCATCGACTACGTCTTCGCCAATGAGCTGGAAGTGGTCGATGGCAAAGTGACCGGTGTGGCGGTGGAGCCGATTGTCGACGCCCAGCGCAAAGCGGATCTGTTGAAGGAATTGGCCCATAAGGAAGGCTTGCGCCTGGAGCAGACCATTGCGGTCGGCGACGGCGCGAATGACTTGCCGATGCTGGCGATTGCCGGGTTGGGCGTGGCGTTTCGCGCCAAGCCGTTGGTGAAGCAATCGGCGAAGCAGGCGATTTCGACCTTGGGGCTGGACGGTGTGCTGTACCTGCTGGGCTTTCGCGACCGCGACGGGCAGCTGTAA
- a CDS encoding PqiC family protein: MTAPRLPFIFMLAGLLGLAGCSTHQPVSLYQLDSGSPAQPAQTAGMAVLLGPVVVADYLQRETLLQRQNDGSLQGSTDGRWAGSLSSDINQLMLRQVAGQLDSQRVVLSPAPTGFTPDVQVLLTITRLDSGTSQPAILDAQWRLIDRRGQVRDNRIVHLQEEHTGTTASQVQAQGVLLQHLAQQLSVALKPLANQPPIAEAPRKQAPAQAKPAEPQKPKMPMATPIRTDMEVFRF, translated from the coding sequence ATGACTGCTCCACGCCTTCCTTTTATTTTCATGCTCGCTGGCCTTTTGGGGTTGGCGGGTTGCAGCACCCACCAACCGGTGTCGCTGTACCAGTTGGACAGCGGAAGTCCGGCGCAACCAGCACAAACCGCCGGCATGGCCGTGTTGCTGGGGCCGGTGGTCGTAGCCGACTATCTGCAACGCGAAACCCTGCTGCAACGTCAGAACGACGGCAGTCTGCAAGGTTCCACCGATGGTCGTTGGGCGGGCAGTTTGTCGTCCGACATCAACCAATTGATGTTGCGCCAGGTAGCGGGTCAGTTGGACAGCCAGCGTGTGGTCCTCTCGCCTGCGCCAACTGGCTTTACCCCGGACGTGCAGGTGTTGCTGACCATCACCCGGCTCGACTCCGGTACTTCGCAGCCGGCGATCCTTGATGCGCAGTGGCGCCTGATCGACCGCCGTGGCCAGGTGCGTGATAACCGCATCGTTCATCTGCAGGAAGAACACACGGGCACGACAGCTTCCCAGGTTCAGGCCCAGGGCGTGCTGTTGCAGCACTTGGCGCAGCAGTTGTCGGTGGCCCTCAAGCCATTGGCCAACCAACCGCCGATTGCTGAGGCACCACGCAAGCAAGCCCCGGCTCAGGCCAAACCGGCCGAGCCGCAGAAGCCCAAGATGCCGATGGCTACGCCGATCCGTACGGATATGGAAGTGTTCAGGTTCTGA
- a CDS encoding HDOD domain-containing protein, with the protein MANKTTVPSVRPLSLAAWIKCLDEVPLPVPQASHDRVCKAIRDSRSSLRDIAELMQNSPALVLSVMREANSHTHGSLTEPAENLEVALNRLGLKRAEELLARLPSVPAQEIPIALRQLLLVSQHASQQANGLFGSRLARLWQDIHWGSLLFLSPLWPMAVAHPKLLEEWELRVIHKGESARKVEQQLFGVRLLDLCLALTETWHLPIWVSQGYNLLKNEQRLLVKALHIAREDDPLRHQQLLDAEPNLRRWLNQPANTVLLANGLAMSAQESWTCPHTQRWQYLTALYLQQPLAEVQQHSHQQAVTSARTTLMPDLWHPALSLIWPWHVQKIHRGLLPAPPPTAEALAVWRNRCTELLVEPSRFANAMHLTTCAKEALVASGMQRVLLFMADRALSTLRVHQADGLPKDAANLSLDVVNSTLLQRLLEKSAQVRLTPDNHAQFSALLPPILRRLFNGEHLLLRSMSCNGRVVMVMIADQGGGPFSETTVQAFGKTAQCIEKALHSFTNRSV; encoded by the coding sequence ATGGCTAATAAAACGACAGTCCCATCTGTAAGACCTCTCTCTCTCGCCGCTTGGATCAAGTGCCTGGACGAAGTGCCGCTGCCTGTTCCCCAGGCCAGCCACGACCGGGTGTGCAAGGCGATCCGCGACAGCCGCAGTTCGTTGCGAGATATTGCCGAACTGATGCAAAACAGCCCAGCCCTTGTACTCAGCGTGATGCGCGAGGCAAACAGCCATACCCATGGCAGCCTGACGGAGCCGGCGGAAAATCTCGAAGTGGCGCTCAACCGCCTGGGCCTCAAGCGCGCCGAAGAACTGCTGGCGCGCCTGCCCTCGGTGCCGGCCCAAGAGATCCCCATTGCATTGCGTCAATTGTTGCTGGTGAGCCAGCATGCATCGCAACAAGCCAACGGTTTGTTCGGCAGCCGCCTGGCACGGTTGTGGCAAGACATTCACTGGGGCAGCCTGCTGTTTCTGTCGCCGCTGTGGCCGATGGCCGTTGCCCACCCCAAGCTTCTCGAAGAGTGGGAGCTGCGCGTGATTCACAAGGGCGAGTCGGCACGCAAGGTCGAGCAGCAATTGTTCGGCGTACGCCTGCTGGACCTGTGCCTGGCACTGACCGAAACCTGGCACCTGCCGATCTGGGTGTCCCAGGGTTATAACCTGCTGAAGAACGAGCAACGGTTGCTGGTCAAGGCGCTGCATATCGCCCGTGAAGATGACCCGTTGCGCCATCAGCAGTTGCTCGACGCCGAGCCCAACCTGCGCCGCTGGCTGAACCAGCCGGCCAATACCGTGCTGCTGGCCAACGGTTTGGCGATGTCCGCGCAAGAATCCTGGACCTGCCCGCACACACAGCGCTGGCAGTACCTTACAGCTCTGTATCTGCAACAACCGCTGGCTGAGGTGCAGCAACACTCGCATCAACAAGCCGTCACCAGCGCTCGCACCACGCTGATGCCCGACCTCTGGCACCCGGCGCTTTCGCTGATCTGGCCGTGGCATGTACAGAAGATCCATCGCGGCCTGCTGCCCGCGCCGCCGCCCACCGCCGAAGCCTTGGCGGTATGGCGCAACCGCTGCACCGAACTGCTGGTGGAGCCGAGCCGTTTTGCCAACGCCATGCATTTGACCACGTGCGCCAAAGAAGCCCTGGTGGCCAGTGGCATGCAGCGAGTGTTGTTGTTCATGGCCGATCGCGCCTTGAGCACGCTGCGCGTACACCAAGCCGACGGCCTACCTAAAGACGCCGCCAACCTGAGCCTGGACGTGGTCAACAGCACACTGCTGCAGCGCCTGCTGGAAAAATCCGCCCAAGTGCGCCTCACACCGGACAATCATGCGCAGTTCTCGGCCTTGCTGCCGCCGATCCTGCGTCGCCTGTTCAACGGTGAGCACCTGTTGTTGCGTTCCATGAGCTGCAACGGTCGCGTGGTGATGGTGATGATCGCCGACCAGGGCGGTGGGCCGTTCTCGGAAACCACCGTGCAAGCCTTCGGCAAAACCGCGCAGTGCATCGAGAAAGCCCTGCACAGCTTTACCAACCGCAGCGTCTGA
- the asd gene encoding archaetidylserine decarboxylase (Phosphatidylserine decarboxylase is synthesized as a single chain precursor. Generation of the pyruvoyl active site from a Ser is coupled to cleavage of a Gly-Ser bond between the larger (beta) and smaller (alpha chains). It is an integral membrane protein.), with the protein MKKQLFILSQYLLPHHLLSRLAGCIAECRVRWFKNAFTTWFAKRYQVDMSQALVEDVTAYEHFNAFFTRALKDGARPLDQAPGAVLSPADGAVSQLGPIEHGRVFQAKGHSFSVLELLGGDAAVAAPFMGGDFATIYLSPKDYHRVHMPLAGTLREMVYVPGRIFSVNQTTAENVPELFARNERVVCLFDTERGPMAVVLVGAMIVASIETVWAGLVTPPKRELKTFRYDEAARAPIYLEKGAELGRFKLGSTAIVLFGPDQVKWAEELVAGSPVQMGQGIALPNA; encoded by the coding sequence ATGAAAAAGCAGTTGTTTATCCTCAGCCAGTACTTGCTGCCGCACCATCTGCTGTCGCGCCTGGCCGGCTGCATTGCCGAGTGCCGCGTGCGCTGGTTCAAGAACGCCTTCACCACCTGGTTCGCCAAACGCTATCAAGTGGACATGTCCCAGGCACTGGTTGAAGACGTAACCGCCTACGAGCACTTCAACGCGTTCTTCACTCGCGCCCTCAAAGACGGCGCGCGCCCGCTGGACCAGGCCCCTGGCGCCGTACTCAGCCCCGCCGATGGCGCGGTCAGCCAGCTTGGCCCGATCGAACATGGTCGTGTGTTCCAGGCCAAGGGCCACAGCTTCAGCGTGCTGGAATTGCTGGGCGGCGACGCCGCTGTAGCGGCGCCGTTCATGGGCGGCGACTTTGCCACCATCTACCTGTCACCGAAGGACTACCACCGAGTTCACATGCCGCTGGCCGGCACCCTGCGCGAGATGGTCTACGTGCCGGGCCGGATCTTCTCGGTCAACCAGACCACCGCCGAAAACGTACCGGAACTGTTTGCGCGCAATGAGCGTGTTGTGTGCCTGTTCGACACCGAGCGCGGCCCGATGGCGGTGGTATTGGTCGGCGCGATGATCGTGGCATCGATTGAAACCGTGTGGGCTGGCCTCGTCACGCCGCCCAAGCGCGAGCTGAAAACCTTCCGCTACGACGAAGCCGCGCGTGCGCCGATTTATCTGGAGAAAGGTGCCGAGTTGGGCCGCTTCAAGCTGGGCTCGACCGCCATCGTGCTGTTCGGGCCGGATCAGGTGAAATGGGCGGAAGAATTGGTGGCCGGTTCGCCGGTGCAGATGGGCCAGGGTATCGCACTGCCCAACGCCTGA
- a CDS encoding AhpA/YtjB family protein, protein MNRPTPVKTDNFFLLIFRALRHRRVPIALRIASHNVILVALALVIYACVMGLQFKQAMHEQADALGESLTTQTATSATELLVSNDILSLNVLLNNLTKNPLVAHAAIYSVDNRIMAEAGQRPKNGLLGEAEGLYQSNITFQDVKAGQLRISLDMQQFQQPMTISLQSMGILSAILLALALALSLRLGRHISTPLMQLRIWLRDIDEHTPATDRQDEIGDIARQLHASFAPEPAPQVEPEPEFDDSDYDDEPEFEVRDLRDPGFDESAPAARPKPAPRHVVKAEEDELDDEDPFADLRDTSNDSAAVTPKPAPARSTEPQYSAVLAVQLGAQDQLRRLPRARLTELLERYRDCLDQAASLYQSELHTLNDGSTLMLFHSEDSGEDYLTNAICCGELLRALGHELQIEVADSGITLQLQLGLTVGDDLFGMSQIDLLLTEIAQDALALSQHSRNLLLVERKISEDTLIRQRARIRPIASPEGASCVERLMEPYPSMLERQLARMHETRAKP, encoded by the coding sequence GTGAACCGGCCCACGCCAGTAAAAACCGATAACTTCTTCCTGCTGATCTTCCGGGCACTGCGCCACCGCCGTGTACCGATCGCATTACGCATCGCCAGCCATAACGTGATCCTGGTCGCCCTGGCCCTGGTGATTTATGCCTGCGTGATGGGTTTGCAGTTCAAACAGGCCATGCACGAGCAAGCCGACGCCCTGGGCGAGAGCTTGACCACTCAGACCGCCACATCGGCGACTGAACTGTTGGTGTCCAACGACATCCTCAGCCTCAACGTGCTGCTCAACAACCTGACCAAGAACCCGCTGGTGGCCCACGCCGCCATCTACAGCGTGGACAACCGGATCATGGCCGAAGCCGGGCAGCGCCCGAAAAACGGCCTGCTGGGCGAGGCCGAAGGCCTGTACCAGAGCAATATCACCTTTCAGGATGTAAAGGCCGGCCAACTGCGCATCAGCCTGGACATGCAGCAATTCCAGCAGCCGATGACCATTAGCCTGCAAAGCATGGGCATCCTCAGCGCAATCCTGCTGGCCCTGGCTCTGGCCTTGAGCCTGCGCCTGGGTCGGCATATCTCTACACCGCTGATGCAATTGCGCATCTGGCTGCGAGATATCGACGAACACACCCCGGCCACTGATCGCCAGGACGAAATCGGCGACATCGCCCGCCAACTGCACGCCAGCTTCGCCCCGGAGCCGGCACCCCAGGTTGAACCTGAACCCGAGTTCGACGACAGCGATTACGACGACGAACCCGAGTTTGAAGTACGCGACCTGCGCGATCCGGGTTTTGACGAAAGCGCACCCGCCGCCCGCCCGAAGCCTGCGCCGCGCCATGTGGTCAAGGCCGAAGAAGACGAACTGGACGACGAAGACCCCTTCGCCGATCTGCGCGACACGTCAAACGACAGCGCTGCCGTGACGCCAAAGCCCGCGCCGGCGCGCAGCACCGAGCCTCAGTACAGCGCCGTACTGGCCGTGCAATTGGGCGCCCAGGACCAACTGCGTCGCCTGCCCCGCGCGCGCCTGACCGAGTTATTGGAACGCTACCGCGACTGCCTCGACCAGGCCGCCTCGCTGTACCAGAGCGAGCTGCATACCCTCAATGACGGCAGCACGCTGATGCTGTTCCACAGTGAAGACAGCGGTGAGGATTACCTGACCAACGCCATCTGCTGCGGCGAGTTATTACGTGCGCTGGGCCATGAGCTGCAGATCGAAGTGGCGGACAGCGGCATCACCCTGCAACTGCAACTTGGCTTAACCGTGGGTGACGACCTGTTTGGCATGAGCCAGATCGACCTGCTGCTTACGGAAATCGCCCAGGACGCCCTGGCCTTGTCCCAACACAGCCGCAACCTGTTGCTGGTGGAGCGCAAGATCAGTGAAGACACGCTGATCCGCCAACGCGCGCGCATCCGCCCGATTGCCAGCCCTGAAGGCGCCAGCTGTGTGGAGCGTCTGATGGAGCCGTACCCATCGATGCTGGAGCGGCAGTTGGCGCGGATGCATGAGACCCGCGCCAAGCCGTGA
- a CDS encoding rhodanese-like domain-containing protein: protein MPDFSGLPLVIEPSDLIGRLDAEHLILVDLTSAARYAEGHIPGAHFVDPKRTQLGQPPAPGLLPHKADLEKLFGELGHTPDATYVVYDDEGGGWAGRFIWMLDVIGHPKYHYLDGGLLAWLAAEYTVSTDVPPARGGPVSLTLHDGPTATREYLQSRLGAADLGIWDARGPLEYSGEKVLAAKGGHIPGAVNFEWTAGMDKARSLRIRRDMPQVLEELGLTPDKEIITHCQTHHRSGFTYLVAKALGYPRVKGYAGSWGEWGNHPDTPVEIKV, encoded by the coding sequence ATGCCTGACTTCTCTGGCTTGCCGCTGGTGATCGAACCCAGCGACCTGATCGGTCGCCTTGATGCCGAACACCTGATTCTGGTGGACCTCACCAGTGCCGCCCGCTACGCCGAAGGGCATATCCCGGGGGCGCATTTCGTTGACCCCAAGCGCACCCAGTTGGGCCAGCCGCCGGCACCCGGCCTGCTGCCCCACAAAGCCGACCTGGAAAAACTCTTCGGTGAACTGGGCCACACCCCGGATGCCACCTACGTGGTCTATGACGACGAAGGCGGCGGCTGGGCCGGACGCTTCATCTGGATGCTCGACGTGATCGGTCACCCGAAATACCACTACCTCGACGGCGGCCTGCTGGCCTGGCTGGCCGCTGAGTACACCGTGTCGACCGACGTGCCGCCAGCGCGCGGCGGCCCGGTCAGCCTCACGCTGCACGATGGCCCCACCGCCACCCGCGAATACCTGCAAAGCCGCCTCGGCGCCGCCGACCTGGGCATCTGGGACGCACGCGGCCCGCTGGAATATTCCGGCGAGAAGGTGCTCGCGGCCAAAGGCGGGCACATCCCCGGCGCCGTGAACTTCGAATGGACCGCCGGCATGGATAAGGCGCGCAGCCTGCGCATCCGCCGCGACATGCCGCAGGTCCTTGAAGAGCTTGGGCTGACCCCCGACAAAGAAATCATCACCCATTGCCAGACTCACCACCGCTCTGGCTTCACCTACCTGGTGGCCAAGGCGCTCGGTTATCCGCGAGTCAAAGGTTATGCCGGTTCCTGGGGCGAATGGGGCAACCACCCCGACACCCCCGTTGAGATTAAGGTTTAA